The Pseudomonas benzenivorans region CCCGGTCGGCGAGCAGCTCCGTCAGCAACGCTTCGTCGGCATCGTTGAGCAGTTGCTCGACGTCCTGGATCAGCAGCAGCCCTTCGTCGCTGCGCACCACGCCGCGCAGTAGGCTGGAGGGCACCCGCGGGTCCGGCGCCGCAGTGAAGTCCGCCGCGGCGAAGTCGCGCACGGCCTCTACCCGCTCGACCGGCAGCAACAGCTCGCGCTTGCTGCCGGTCAGCCAGACGAAGGGTTGCCAGAGGCTGAGGGGGGGGGCGGTCCAGCCGAAGCGCCGGGCCAGATCCACCACGGGCAGCAGCTGGCCGCGCACGTTCGCCAGTCCCCGGATCGTCGCCGGTGCACCCGGCAAGGGGCTGACGTGCAACGCCGGCAGCACCCGAACCACCTGTTCGAGGGCGATTGCCAAGTGTTGGCCCGCCAAGTCGAACGGCAACACCTGATATCTGTCCATAGCCGCGTCCCTGCCAATGTGCCATTGCTCAGTCTGTACCCTAGCTCAAGGATATCCGGCGTCCAGCCGCCTGGAGCAGGCAAGCGATGTCAAAGTGCTATCTTTCTCCGAGACTAGCACGGGCCTCTTCTGTCTTGGAAGCGGTAGCCGCCTGCCAACCACCGCCCAAGGCGGCGATCAGCTGCACGCTGGCGGTCAGGCGGCTGCCGAGCAGGGTCAGGCTGCTGCGCTCGTTGTTCAGCGCGGTGGCTTGTACGTTGACCACGCTGTTGAAGTCGACGGTGCCGGCCCGGTACTGGTTCTCGAGCAGCCTCAACGACTCGCGCGCCGCCTCCAGGGCCTGCTGTTGGACCTGCGCCTCCTGCTCCTGCACGCGCAGTTGCACCAGCCGGTCCTCGACCTCGCGAAAGCTGTCGAGCACCACCTGACGGTACTCGGCCACCGTCTGCTCATAGGCCGCCTCGCTGCGCTGGAGCTCGGCACGGCGCGCCCCTCCGTCGAACAGGGTCAGTGCCAGGTTCGGGCCGATCGACCAGAAGCGGTTCGGCAGGCTGACCCAGTCGGCGAAGCTGCTGCCCCGGTAGCCGCCGCTGGCCGACAGCCTCAGGTCCGGGTACCAGGCGGCCTCGGCCACGCCGATCTGGGCGTTGGCGGCCATCACCCGGCGCTCGGCGGCGGCCACATCCGGGCGCCGCTCCAGCAGTTGCGAAGGCAGTGCCACGGGTATCTGCGGCAGCAGCGGCAGCGCGTCACGGGGGGCGATGCCCAGCTCGCTGGGCGACACTCCGACCAACACGGCGATGGCGTGCTCCAGCTGGGCGCGCTGCCAGCGCAGGTCGATGGCCTGGGCCTCGGTACTCTTGAGCTGGGTGCGCGCCTGGCTGACGTCCGACCTGGGGACTATGCCTGCGTTGTACTGGTTCTCGGTAAGCCTCAGGGATCGGGCGTAGGCCGCGACCGTGGCCTCCAGCAGACGCCGCTGCTCATCCAGCACCCGCAGTTGCAGGTAGGTCTGCACCAGCTCGGCCTGCAGGCTGAGGCGTAGTGCGGCGAGATCGGCCGCACTGGCCTCGAAGTCGGCCTGGCTGGACTCCAGGGCGCGGCGCAGCTTGCCCCAGACATCCAGTTCCCAGGCGGCATTCAGGCTGAGGTCGTAATTC contains the following coding sequences:
- a CDS encoding efflux transporter outer membrane subunit codes for the protein MRAVTSIPRPLGLIALSLLLAGCAIGPDYRRPELATPVQFKQIEGWTLAAPGDALERGAWWTLYGDAELNALVERLNLSNHNLAAAAAQYRQARALVRGARAAFYPSLSSSAGVTRAGQGGGDSTLSTADGFSVGGANTASISKNYDLSLNAAWELDVWGKLRRALESSQADFEASAADLAALRLSLQAELVQTYLQLRVLDEQRRLLEATVAAYARSLRLTENQYNAGIVPRSDVSQARTQLKSTEAQAIDLRWQRAQLEHAIAVLVGVSPSELGIAPRDALPLLPQIPVALPSQLLERRPDVAAAERRVMAANAQIGVAEAAWYPDLRLSASGGYRGSSFADWVSLPNRFWSIGPNLALTLFDGGARRAELQRSEAAYEQTVAEYRQVVLDSFREVEDRLVQLRVQEQEAQVQQQALEAARESLRLLENQYRAGTVDFNSVVNVQATALNNERSSLTLLGSRLTASVQLIAALGGGWQAATASKTEEARASLGER
- a CDS encoding chemotaxis protein CheW; translation: MDRYQVLPFDLAGQHLAIALEQVVRVLPALHVSPLPGAPATIRGLANVRGQLLPVVDLARRFGWTAPPLSLWQPFVWLTGSKRELLLPVERVEAVRDFAAADFTAAPDPRVPSSLLRGVVRSDEGLLLIQDVEQLLNDADEALLTELLADREERLDVAE